DNA sequence from the Methanomassiliicoccales archaeon genome:
AGCCTTGCTTAAAATACCAGGAGTATTGGGGTATAATGCCACTATCGAGAACAGCGGATATCGCGACCTCCTACGATTCCGCGTGGAATATTCTGGCGATCCCAAAGAGGGCAAGAAACTGATGGAGGAATCGTTACTTTCATTGGACGAGATCAGGGTGGGAATAGAGAACGACCTATTGGAACCCCCGATAGTAGAAATCACCCCTCCGGATCAAGAACATTGGGTGCCTAAGACCAGAAGTTTGATAGATAAGAGGAAGCAATTCGATTAAGGCGGGAAAAATGAATGGAACGGTGCGGGAGAACATCTTCCGACGAAGCCAGCTCCTGCAGGAAGTTTGGTCCAGGCCTAGATTGGTAATATTCATCACATATGTATGGGTCGTTTCGATTCTGGTCTTACTTATTTTAAATACAGAATCATGGGTCGGAAAGGCTCTCCTGCCAGCCTTCTTTCTCTATGCCTCGATCCCTTTTCCGATGATCTTTGTCCGCATCTTCAGGGGAAAAGACGTCACTCTGGAGGGCAGTGGCAACATTTCCCTTTCTAACTCCTTTAGAGTTGGGGGTTGGGCCGCTGGTTCTTTTACATGGTTAGGGGAGATATCTAAGGCATTGCTGCCGATTTTGGTGAGCTGGGCGTTCTTCTCATTCGACATCTTCGTCTCCGCTGCCTTCCTGGCCGCGTCTCTGCTGGGGACCTTTTATTCTCCTTTTCTTAAGGGCAGAGGAGGTTTGGGAACAACCCTAGCAATATGGGGCCTCTTACTTCTCTCCCCTTGGTCCCTATTGGCCATTTTAGCATTGGCCGCTTTCCTGCTAATTACGCATAAGAACACATACCAAGATACCCTGGCGGCATTCTGGGCAGCGCCACTGCTGATTTATCTGATCGATGGGAGATGGCCATTGGTACTCCTCGCCCTCCTTTATGCTTTAATTTATTCCATCAGGCTCTCGCCCCAACGGGATGAGCTAGCTCACGGAATAAGAATAGCAAAAAAATAGCATCCAGATGTAACGAAATATCTTTGAAATGATTATGTAGATTGCACAATTTTTTCTCATTCATGGTTCTCTTGGAACCCCTGTTGGCCATAGTTTCATCCGCCGTGCTGGGTGCAGCTATAGTTGCATTGCTTTCCTGCAAGCCGAGGTATATCGCCCCATGGATTGGTATAACTGTGTTCTCTATTGTAGGCATCGTTTGGGGGACTTCTTACTTCCAGCAGTGGGATATTGCTATCGCCTTGATATGCGCCTCCTCAGGAGTGGGTGGCTATTATGCGATGACTAATCGCCTGTTAAACCTGCAAGGGCCGAGACAACTCCCTGAGATTAATGAGAGCCAGAAAAGCAATCCTGGTCACATTTCTGTGGTGTACGTGACGCATGGCGAATCGGAGGAATATGACCAGGTGGCTTGGGCGCGACAATTCAAGGAATTCGACCATCAGGAACTTCGTTTCATTCCTTACCTAGCAAGACCCTTCTTTTTCGCCATACTACGTAATAAATATATGAA
Encoded proteins:
- a CDS encoding glycerol-3-phosphate acyltransferase, coding for MNGTVRENIFRRSQLLQEVWSRPRLVIFITYVWVVSILVLLILNTESWVGKALLPAFFLYASIPFPMIFVRIFRGKDVTLEGSGNISLSNSFRVGGWAAGSFTWLGEISKALLPILVSWAFFSFDIFVSAAFLAASLLGTFYSPFLKGRGGLGTTLAIWGLLLLSPWSLLAILALAAFLLITHKNTYQDTLAAFWAAPLLIYLIDGRWPLVLLALLYALIYSIRLSPQRDELAHGIRIAKK